The region ACGGGGGCGGTGGAGGGGGGGTTCCCCGCTATGGGGGAGTTCGAGGTGCACCGCGTGCGGTTCTTCGGGCTGGTGCCGGCCGGGGTGCGCTGCTTGGCCTACCAGCCCCGCGGCGGCCGCCTGGCGCTGGCCCGCACCGACAGCGCCGTCGAGATCTACAACTTCGGTGCCAACTACTTTCAGGAGAAGGTGAGGGGGCCGTACGCACCTGTACCAGGTCGTGTAGCAAAACAGTGGGCCATACGGAGCTGGACCGAGCCAGACTGGAATATACCTGGCTACACGCAGTTGTGTCCGGCTATATGGGACCGTACTGGGTTGTACTGAGCCGTATTAGGCTGTGCAGCAGGATAACGGGCCCTGCGGAGCTGCAGCGAGCCGTTCGCGGTTGTGTCGAGCCCGGCTATACTGAGCCGTATTGGGTTGTACCCAGCTATGCTGGGTTGTACCTGGCCATACAGAGCCAGAGTGGGTCGCACCCAGGCGCACTGGACTGTGCGGGGCTGTACCTGGCTGTACACATCATATGGGGCTGTACCGGGGCGTATTGGGCTGTACTGGGGCGTATTGGGCTGTACTGAGTTgtgtgagctgcagcaccttGTACTGGGCTGTACCAAGCTGCCATGCAGCAGGGTAACAGACATGCTTCGGCAGGTGATCCCCGGACATGAGACCCGATCGGTGGAAGTGCTGTGCTGGGCGGCAGGAGACCGTCTGTTCGGTGCTGGCCTTAGCGGGGACATCACTGAGTACGACCTGGCCCGGCTGTGTGTGGCACACTCTGTTGACGGCTGTGGGGGACCCATCTGGAGCATGGCAGCTAATGGCAGTGGCACCCAGCTGGCAGTAAGTGCGGCCAGGATTGGCAATGGCACCAGGACGCTCTTGCAGACCTGGGGTAGTGGTGACTGGTGAGGGTCTATTTGTCCTGCTGGGACTGACCCCAGTGCTCCTGCAGATTGGCTGTGAGGATGGCTCCATTAAGCTCTTCCAAGTTGTTCCTGATGGCATCCAGTTCGAGCGGAACCTGGACAGGCGGAAAGGTGAGTCTGGGAGGGCTTGGTGCTGCCCCAGTCCTAATGACCATGTCCATGGGGTGACATCTGGAGTTTCCTTGCCTGCAGGACGCATCCTGTGCCTATCCTGGCACCCATCGGGCTCTCACATAGCAGCTGGCTCCATCGACATCCTCCGTGTGTTTGATGTCTCTTCAGGTAACTCACACCCTGAGGGCTGAGCATGGCCTCTCCCTGGCACCACTGGCATGTTCTGTACCGGGCGGGTGATCCCTGTGTCACCCGCAACCCTCTTTTCCACTCCCCAGGCCTAACAGTGCAGACGATCATGGTGAACTACCGTGTGCAGAAGGTGAAGCGTGAGTGCATTGTGTGGAGCATTGCCTTCCTCTCCAGTGGCACCATCATCACCTCAGATTCCTTCGGGAGGGTGCAGTTCTGGGACTGGGAGCAAGGGACGCTGCAGGACTCCCACACTGTTAGCACCTCGGCTGCCCTCTCACTGGCCGTGTCAGAGGTGGGCAAGTTCCCGTGTGTGTCACTCAGCCCTGTCTGGGCTCCTCTGTGCTTGACCTGAGACACTCAGTAAGGGCtgggtgtgaggctgctggtcccttttgttcttcctgctctgcagccactaACCCTGTTTCCCACATCAGAATGAGGACAGCATGATCGTGGGCACCTCCACTGGTGCCACCTACcagttccagctgctgccagtgaAGATAGACAGCCAGGAGAAGCGCTGGGTGCGGACAAAGCCCTTCCAGTATCACACTCATGACGTGCGAGCCGTAgctcacagctccacagctctcatctctggaggtaggACCAGCCTTGGTCACCAGGAGGGCTTGGGGCTCTCCTGCTACTGGtgtggctgagctctgcttggcttcCAGGCCTGGATGCCCAGCTGGTGATCCGCCCCCTGATGGAGAAGATTAACAAGAAGAGCTATGACGTAGCCCTCCGCAAATTCACCTTCCCACATGTGAGTGCTGCTCTGAAGCAGGGGCTGGTACCTGCCAAGTCTGACTcttcctgcaggagaaggctggccctccctgccccaccagGTCCCCTCCCTGACCCTGGCATGTCTGGAGGCTCCTGCCGTGGAGCAGGTAGAAGTTGGTGAGCTTGTCTTGCTGGTCCTACTGGGTCTCCATCTCTGCGCTCCCATCCCACGGGACCTGAGTCCTTGCTTTTCCCCACCCCAGTCTCTGGCACCCTGGGGCATTTTGGCTTTGGCCCAGGCTTTCCAGGTAGGCTGTGGGTTCACGTCAGTCTCCCCATTTCTGCCCACAGCGACGCCTTGTCTCCTGTGCCAGGAAAGcccagctgcttctcttccagttctcccagcacctggagctctggaggcTTGGCTCCACTGAGGAGACTGGTGAGTTGTAAGGCCAAACTCTCCAGTCTTACCCCCATGACAGAGCCAGCAGCATTTGGGGCATGAACTATCCTGTTTGGGCAGCAGAGGGTTGGTTTAGGTTgacccttttcttctccagagccCTGCGCTGGTGATGgccacagcccaggctgtgtttcccagcatggtgtgtgtTTGGGCACTGGGTGAGCTCATGCTACCAGCAGAGTTCAGCCTCATAGGAGTTTGGGGAAGAGTCTGGGCTCTCCCTTGGGCACTGCCCTCAAGATCCTGAGCTGCTAAACAGGACTTGCGCAGTTTCCCAACTGTCACTGATACAGTTTCTTGGTGTTCTAGGAAAGGATGGCGAGGTCCTCCCCTTGAGCCGCATGCCTGAGCATCTTGTGCAGCTCAAGAGCAAGGTAGGGTTTGGCCTAGGGGCCTGTCCTGGTGCCTACCCTGTCCGTCCAGCAGCCGagctgtgtgtgccaggctgctgagggatctcccaggccctgctcagcccctctgcctttctAGGGTCCAGAGCACATCTACTGCAGCTGTGTCTCACCTTGTGGCACCTGGGTTGCCTACTCCACAGCCTCCCGCTTCCACCTCTGCCGAGTGCAGTGTGAGGGCAACAGCATCAGCATTAAGAAGGTGAGGAAGGTGACTGGCTGACCTGAGGAGGGGTGGTGGGTTGCTTTGGGGTCCCAGAGGGCTGGCAGGGCCAGCATGGGTTGAAGGTAGCAAGTGCTAGCAGCCACCTACCACTGCCACCCTGCTTTCTTCCCCCTTCAAGGTCCCTAAAGTGCccaagctgctgctcccagcctaCCAGCTCCAGTTCTCCTCCGACTCTCACAGGCTTTTCATCGCCTCTGCTCGAGGCTCTGTCCACGTCCTGCaactgctggagccaggggacTGCAAGCATCTGCACACGCTTCAGCCGCCCTCAGGTTTGTGCTGGGAGGAAACCAGGAGCACTGGGGTCCCTGGGCTCCATGTGCCCTCCCCAGTGTGGATGCAGGGACAAGCGTGTCCCCACATTCCTGTCCTGGGATGTGTGGGTCCTCCTCCCTACccagcagcctctcctctgTGCCACCCTCATGGCCTGACATGAGGGCTGGGGGCACATGGATCTTGATGTCTTCTGGGGTGGCTCTGGGACTCCAAGCTCCTATTCCAGCTGCTGAGGATATTCTCACAGGGTCCTCCGAGGCTGTCTACCTGCTGGCATCAAGCACAGATGggctctggctggctgcagtTGGTGGGGACTGGGTGATCCATGTCTACAACTTGAAGTTCTTCAAGGTAGGAGCAGGAATGACTCTGGCAGCTGGATGGTGGGAGGGTTCAATGTGTAGATCCCACTCCTAAAGCAGGACTGGGGGTGGGTATGAAGGAAAGGGGGGCGGGGGGCTCAGAAGTGGTTCCAGCTGCCTCATTAGCACCATCCTCCTGTCTCACAGTATCACTGCACAGTGCCCATGTACAACTGCGCTGTGACGGCCCTCGCCATCCATCCTCTCATCAACACCCTGGTTATTGCCTACTCAGACCAGCAGGTAGGAGCTCTCCCAGTCACAGCCCTTGTCATTCCGGTCCTTTCTCTGTGGCTCTTTCCTTGGCTGCAGGAGACCCATGTTCCAGGCAGATGCAGGGCCCTGGCTGTCCTTCACTATCCCTGGCGGGACCCTTGCCAGAGCCCATATGCCAGCGTGGGGGTGATGCGAGGGAGTACTAGACCTCACAAGCTTCCcgctttcccttccttcttccacctTTCCAGCTGTTTGAGTTCAGCATCCTCAAGAAGAAATACACATCCTGGAGCCGCATGGTGCAGCACCGCGGGCTACACAAGTCCTGGCTGGAGAGAGATACGCCCATCACCCACATCACCTTCAACCCCAAGAAACCCTCACACATCCTGCTCCACGACCTCTACATGTTCTGTGTCCTCGACAAGTCCCTGGTGAGCCCCCGTGCCTCTGTGAGAGGGATGAGTTTGTGCCCATGACATCTCCCCAGCCCAGTCTGGGTGTCCTAGTTCTCACTAGGAGTGGTGGTGGTCTGGGCAGTGCCAATCAGTGTCATACACTCTCTTCACAGCCCCTGCCAAAAAATAGTACCCTCCTCATGAACCAGACCACGCTGAAGCAGCTCCCAGAGACTGCCCGGAAGCAGGAGCTCCATGCCTTCAAGATCTGCAAGAAGTTCCAGGTGGGTGATGCTGTTGCTTGTGTGCTCCACCTGCTCTTGTGCTCCCGGTGCCCAAGTAACACAGCAGAGCTTGGTCTTGGTCCCCATCACAATGCAGCCACTTGCTGGGATCTCATGAGCTCCACTTGCCTGGCAGTTCCTGCAGCCCTGAGAACTGCCTGTGGGTACAAGCAAaccagagccagctgcaggacagttGGCATGCCCTTGCCAAGCTGAAGAGGTGCAGGGCTGGCACCATGTTCTCATCTCCTGCCCCTTGCctgtcctgcagcccctgctcttTGTGGATCTGTTGGATGAGAAGTGCCTGGTGGTGGTGGAACGGCCCATCATGGACTTCAAGACACAGTTGCCCCTGCCCATCCAACAGAAGAAATTTGGTACCTGagagcagaaggagctgctccagctgcaggaaccATGTGTATGTGGATTTCCTCAGGAGCTGTAGGAATAAACCCACCGTTCTGCGTGGCTGTGGGCACAGGGCTTGTCTTTAGAGAATGATTTGgcatggaagagacctttaagatcattgagtccaactgtaacctagcactgccgtgtcaccgctaaaccatgtctcacaACACCATGCTTCCTCaactttgaaacccctccagggatggggattccaccactgccctgggcagcatggctcaggccttgacaacccttttggggacgAAGGTGTTCCTCAagttcagcctaaacctccatggtgcaacttgaggctgtttcctctttttccttgggagaagtGACCGACCCCCACtgggcttcaacctcctttcacggAACCGTGGggaaccagaaggtctcccgtcagccttcttttctccaggctgaacaaccccatttcCCAAAGCCACTCTTCACAAGacatcttctccagacccttcaccagttttgttgcctttctctggaccccctgcagcacctcaatgtccttcctggagtgaggggcccaaaactgaacccagtattaaaggtgtggccttaccagtggcttcaaaggtcccttccaatccaatctTTGATTCATCATCTCAGTGTCCTTGATTTCATAGGAGTGGGTTAGATTGGTGTTGACCTGagcaagaggatgtggccacCTTGTAGGGCTCTCATGCCCTTCCAGTGCTGAAGAGAGGAGGTGGCACCCTCtatcttctctcttccctgctaTGTCATCACAACCCAGTGGCTTGGTGGCCGCTTTTGCAGTGACACCAGTACGCCCTTGTCCAGTTTCTGCTTGGTTGGACCAAGGTGGCCACTTAGTCTGGAAGGTGTAAGGCACCTCAGAGGAGTAGGATCAGGGACTATGGGGAGGGGGTGAACTGGGGCTTTGGGAGGGTTGTATGACGTAAGTGGGGCTTGACAGGGCGAACGCGGAGCGTGAAATAAAGCGCGCAGCGTGGCTCCCTCGTCTCCCGCACGACCAATCCCGGCGGAGGAGCGCTGCCTCTGCTGCGATTGGTCGCGCGGAAGGGAGACGAGGAGCTTCTTAGCCCCGCCTCTCCCCCGCTACACAGCCAATCACAGCGCGCCATGCGGGCGAGGGGCGTAGAAGCGTAATCACGCCCCCCGAAAAAGCCACGCCCCTTCTCCCCGGTACTCGGCGACGGTAGCGGTGGCAGCGGCATGGCCGTGTGGACCCGGGCTAGCAAAACGGGGCTGTTAGAACTGCTTTTAAGGGAACGCTGGGTACGGGTAGCGGCGGAATTAAACGGGGAATCTTTGAATTTAACGGCGGAACCGGGAGGATGTGAAACGGCGGCGGTTAACGGCGTAGTTAACGGCAACGCAGAGGCAACGGCAGCTCCCGGTTGCGTGAGGAGGGTGCGGGTAGTGAAAGCGGAAGCGGGAGGGCTTGGTATTAGTAttaaaggagggagggagaatcGTATGCCGGTGCTCATCTCTCGGATCTTCCCCGGTTTGGCGGCGGAACGGAGCGGGGCTCTCCGTTTGGGCGACGCTATTCTTGCTGTTAATGGTGTTGATCTCCGGGATGCCACCCACGATCAAGCTGTCCAGGCGTTGAAGCGAGCCGGGAGGGAGGTCATTCTCGAAGGTAACAGCTAACgccccctctccccttctctcctgtACCGGCCCTCTCTATCGGGTGTCCCCTTGTCCCATTACCAGGTCCTACAACACTCCCTTGCCGCTGTCACCGGGTTTCTGGACCGCTCCTTGAGGCTCTTTTCCGATTGCAGGACCCTACTTCCCCCAGCCCACCTCCAATACGTCTGGGTCCCCCCCAAAATCCCTCAACCCCGGTGCTGGGTCCCAGTGTGTCCTTGTTTGGCATGGGGATAGgggtgtcccctcccagcttgTGGTCGGATAGGGACCCCTCTCAGCTGGGGACACGGATGTGCCATCTCTGCTGACTGTGCCCCCCAGAACAGAGCTAGGGGACCCTGAGACAGAACTGGGGTCTCTTggctccagcatctccccaggaCAGGGTTTCCCCCATCGTTGGGGACAGAGCATCTGGGGTGTGTGCTTTTGCCCCCGAGTCCCCAGGGGTGGCCTTGGGCTCTGCCTTGTCCCTGTGAGTTCTATGTCCCTTTGAGCTCAATGTCCCTGTGAGTTTTGTGTCTCCTTTTGCTcagtgttgctgtgtgcccCACGACCCAGTGGGCTCTATGACCCTATGGGCTCCGTGCCTATGGTGCAGCCAGCTCAGGGCCAGCCTGGTACAGCTACCAGCTCCTGCCCGACCTGTTTCTGGCAGCCCAACAAGCTCAGACAGGACCCGCCTGGCCCAGCGGCATGTGGCACAGGGACTCATGCCATAGAGCATCACATCAGAGGCATCCAGTAAGACACAAAACTCATGTGCCATGGATCATGGTGGCCCATGCAGGTCTGTGGTGGCACAAAGCATTGGCATTGTGGCAAAGCTGTGTGTTCTCCAGGGTGTGAGGGTGTTCCATGGGTGGACACTGGGCTTGGGTGCTGGTGCCAGTCAGGCTGGGCTGACCCCAGTGGTGaacactgctgctcacccaCCTGCTTCTGGCACACTGTGCCAGC is a window of Indicator indicator isolate 239-I01 chromosome 19, UM_Iind_1.1, whole genome shotgun sequence DNA encoding:
- the UTP4 gene encoding U3 small nucleolar RNA-associated protein 4 homolog isoform X1; the encoded protein is MGEFEVHRVRFFGLVPAGVRCLAYQPRGGRLALARTDSAVEIYNFGANYFQEKVIPGHETRSVEVLCWAAGDRLFGAGLSGDITEYDLARLCVAHSVDGCGGPIWSMAANGSGTQLAIGCEDGSIKLFQVVPDGIQFERNLDRRKGRILCLSWHPSGSHIAAGSIDILRVFDVSSGLTVQTIMVNYRVQKVKRECIVWSIAFLSSGTIITSDSFGRVQFWDWEQGTLQDSHTVSTSAALSLAVSENEDSMIVGTSTGATYQFQLLPVKIDSQEKRWVRTKPFQYHTHDVRAVAHSSTALISGGLDAQLVIRPLMEKINKKSYDVALRKFTFPHRRLVSCARKAQLLLFQFSQHLELWRLGSTEETGKDGEVLPLSRMPEHLVQLKSKGPEHIYCSCVSPCGTWVAYSTASRFHLCRVQCEGNSISIKKVPKVPKLLLPAYQLQFSSDSHRLFIASARGSVHVLQLLEPGDCKHLHTLQPPSGSSEAVYLLASSTDGLWLAAVGGDWVIHVYNLKFFKYHCTVPMYNCAVTALAIHPLINTLVIAYSDQQLFEFSILKKKYTSWSRMVQHRGLHKSWLERDTPITHITFNPKKPSHILLHDLYMFCVLDKSLPLPKNSTLLMNQTTLKQLPETARKQELHAFKICKKFQPLLFVDLLDEKCLVVVERPIMDFKTQLPLPIQQKKFGT
- the UTP4 gene encoding U3 small nucleolar RNA-associated protein 4 homolog isoform X2; amino-acid sequence: MGEFEVHRVRFFGLVPAGVRCLAYQPRGGRLALARTDSAVEIYNFGANYFQEKVIPGHETRSVEVLCWAAGDRLFGAGLSGDITEYDLARLCVAHSVDGCGGPIWSMAANGSGTQLAIGCEDGSIKLFQVVPDGIQFERNLDRRKGRILCLSWHPSGSHIAAGSIDILRVFDVSSGLTVQTIMVNYRVQKVKRECIVWSIAFLSSGTIITSDSFGRVQFWDWEQGTLQDSHTVSTSAALSLAVSENEDSMIVGTSTGATYQFQLLPVKIDSQEKRWVRTKPFQYHTHDVRAVAHSSTALISGGLDAQLVIRPLMEKINKKSYDVALRKFTFPHRRLVSCARKAQLLLFQFSQHLELWRLGSTEETGKDGEVLPLSRMPEHLVQLKSKGPEHIYCSCVSPCGTWVAYSTASRFHLCRVQCEGNSISIKKVPKVPKLLLPAYQLQFSSDSHRLFIASARGSVHVLQLLEPGDCKHLHTLQPPSGSSEAVYLLASSTDGLWLAAVGGDWVIHVYNLKFFKYHCTVPMYNCAVTALAIHPLINTLVIAYSDQQLFEFSILKKKYTSWSRMVQHRGLHKSWLERDTPITHITFNPKKPSHILLHDLYMFCVLDKSLVSPRPLPKNSTLLMNQTTLKQLPETARKQELHAFKICKKFQPLLFVDLLDEKCLVVVERPIMDFKTQLPLPIQQKKFGT